One part of the Candidatus Zixiibacteriota bacterium genome encodes these proteins:
- a CDS encoding acyl carrier protein → MDDLKKVILEYVRKEYLEDDDDRELTETTPLISGGIVDSFSMVSLKRFLERRYGIQIPDAEASPEAFDTANSIAAVIERFRKP, encoded by the coding sequence GTGGACGATCTCAAAAAGGTGATTCTCGAATATGTCCGCAAGGAATACCTGGAGGACGACGACGACCGGGAGTTGACAGAGACCACGCCGCTGATCTCCGGCGGGATCGTCGATTCGTTCTCGATGGTTTCGCTGAAGCGCTTCCTGGAGCGTCGCTATGGCATCCAGATTCCCGATGCCGAGGCCTCGCCCGAGGCCTTCGACACCGCCAACAGCATCGCCGCCGTGATCGAGCGGTTCCGCAAGCCGTGA
- a CDS encoding holo-ACP synthase, protein MIIGIGIDMVDIARMRRELEQGQAGFRETIFSPDEIAYCESQRYPARHYAARFAAKEAFLKALGTGLSGGIAWRDVSVNRDRDGAPQLVLAGVAEAHAREQGVRDVRLSMTHTSDLAMAQVVLQDQTSSEAE, encoded by the coding sequence ATGATCATCGGCATCGGCATCGACATGGTGGACATCGCGCGCATGCGGCGGGAGTTGGAGCAGGGTCAAGCGGGATTCCGCGAGACGATCTTCTCGCCTGATGAGATCGCCTATTGCGAATCGCAGCGGTATCCGGCGCGACATTACGCCGCCCGTTTTGCCGCCAAGGAGGCATTCCTCAAGGCCTTGGGAACCGGGCTGTCCGGCGGGATTGCCTGGCGTGACGTCTCAGTCAACAGAGACCGTGACGGCGCGCCGCAGCTTGTACTCGCCGGAGTCGCCGAAGCCCATGCCCGTGAACAGGGCGTCCGGGATGTGCGTCTCTCGATGACACATACATCCGACTTGGCGATGGCCCAAGTTGTGTTGCAGGACCAGACCAGCAGTGAGGCGGAGTAG
- the acsA gene encoding acetate--CoA ligase, whose amino-acid sequence MTSNIGSYEERLAGFDWSISERELGYRPGDPINIGWYCSDRICQLGMAEKTALIWEDHQGNVKRYTYNDIRQLGNTMADFLQRLGLKPGERVCLFLDRVPELYIGFLGILKSGAIAQPLFSAFGDESLFTRLDDAKTAAVITQKRHVAKVRKILENLPELRHIIVVDAVDTPLREREVAFQMEQAPRVDDFAAYPSTAETPSVLHYTSGTTGKPKGAQHVHYSLISQYLTTKWVLDVRPDDVYWCNADPGWVTGTSYGIIGPWANGVTQAVLDAGFNTARWYSFIQRHRISVWYSAPTAIRLLMREGTEAVRKYDLSSLRHLASVGEPLNAEAVLWSKEAFGLPFHDTYWQTETGSIVITNVPGMPIKPGSMGKPFPGIVATVVDLKTHAPLTKTGTVGLIALRPGWPSMFRAYWNNPTTYAGKFKNGWYICGDRASLDADGYFWFVGRDDDVINTGGHLVGPFEIESVLLEHPAVAESAAVGKPDPVNMEVVKAFVALKPGFAASGELDLDIMNFIRKRLSPLAMPQEIEFVASLPKTRSGKIMRRVLRAQEWGEPIGDISTLEND is encoded by the coding sequence ATGACAAGCAACATCGGTTCGTACGAAGAACGTCTGGCGGGATTCGATTGGTCGATCTCGGAGCGGGAGCTGGGATACCGTCCCGGTGATCCGATCAACATCGGCTGGTACTGCTCCGACCGGATCTGTCAACTGGGCATGGCTGAGAAGACCGCGTTGATCTGGGAGGATCACCAGGGGAATGTCAAGCGTTACACCTACAATGACATTCGCCAGCTCGGCAACACCATGGCGGACTTCCTGCAACGGCTCGGCCTGAAGCCGGGGGAGCGCGTCTGTTTGTTCCTGGACCGTGTGCCCGAGTTGTACATCGGCTTCCTCGGCATCCTCAAGTCGGGAGCGATCGCCCAGCCGCTGTTCTCGGCGTTCGGCGATGAGTCGCTCTTCACCCGCCTCGATGATGCCAAGACCGCCGCGGTGATCACGCAGAAGAGGCATGTGGCCAAGGTCCGCAAGATCCTCGAAAACCTGCCGGAGCTGCGCCACATCATCGTGGTTGACGCGGTCGATACTCCTCTGCGCGAACGCGAAGTCGCCTTCCAGATGGAGCAGGCGCCCCGCGTCGATGACTTCGCGGCATACCCATCGACCGCCGAGACTCCCTCGGTGCTGCACTATACCTCCGGAACGACTGGCAAACCCAAGGGAGCGCAGCACGTGCACTACTCGTTGATCTCCCAGTATCTGACCACCAAATGGGTCCTGGATGTCCGTCCGGACGACGTCTACTGGTGCAACGCCGACCCCGGGTGGGTGACCGGAACATCCTATGGTATCATCGGTCCCTGGGCCAACGGCGTCACGCAGGCCGTCCTCGATGCCGGGTTCAATACCGCGCGCTGGTACTCCTTCATCCAGAGGCACAGGATCTCTGTGTGGTACTCGGCCCCCACGGCGATTCGCCTGTTGATGCGGGAAGGAACCGAGGCCGTTCGCAAGTATGATCTGTCGTCATTGCGCCATCTGGCCAGCGTCGGCGAGCCGCTCAATGCCGAGGCAGTCCTTTGGTCGAAAGAGGCCTTCGGCCTCCCGTTTCATGACACCTACTGGCAGACGGAAACCGGGTCGATCGTCATCACCAATGTCCCCGGGATGCCGATCAAGCCCGGCTCGATGGGCAAGCCGTTCCCCGGCATCGTCGCCACCGTCGTTGATCTGAAGACGCACGCGCCGCTCACCAAGACCGGAACGGTCGGCCTGATTGCTCTGCGTCCCGGCTGGCCCTCGATGTTCCGCGCCTACTGGAACAACCCCACGACGTATGCCGGCAAATTCAAGAACGGATGGTACATTTGCGGCGACCGTGCCAGTCTCGATGCGGACGGGTACTTCTGGTTCGTCGGGCGCGACGACGATGTGATCAATACCGGCGGCCATCTGGTCGGTCCCTTCGAGATCGAGTCCGTTTTGCTGGAGCATCCGGCCGTGGCCGAGTCGGCCGCCGTGGGGAAGCCCGACCCGGTGAACATGGAAGTCGTCAAGGCCTTCGTCGCGCTCAAGCCGGGATTCGCGGCCTCCGGTGAGCTTGACCTGGACATCATGAATTTCATCCGCAAACGGCTGTCGCCTCTGGCCATGCCGCAGGAAATCGAATTCGTTGCCTCATTGCCGAAGACCCGCAGCGGCAAGATCATGCGACGCGTGCTGCGGGCGCAGGAATGGGGCGAGCCGATCGGCGACATCTCGACGTTGGAGAATGATTGA